Within Cucumis melo cultivar AY chromosome 4, USDA_Cmelo_AY_1.0, whole genome shotgun sequence, the genomic segment tctcattttttttaattagattgaaaagatatttattataaaattttggattttcatCTAGAGAGAGAAAATGACATTTAATATGACTTTATTTTTCATTTCGTTTTCATGTTGATTTTTGTTAATATGTGAAATATTACattatttatttggaaatattcaaataaatatatgaaatacaTCATTAAGTATGTTTTATATATACTCGAATACAATTAGTTTCACGATAACAATCATCATTATTTATGTAAAATAAacgattatatatatatcacagTGTATATATATGcggttttatttttaaagaattacaaatatagtaaatatACTATAACTCAATTACCGACAAATTTCTATTGAAAACATGATCTATCACTTATATATTCCTATTAACGATATGGTTTTATTACTAATAGACTCCAAAAATAGAATTTACTATAAATTTTGTTGTATAGTGTTATATTTGTTAATACTTTGAGTTCGAttgttatattaaaataattaaaaataaataaatatatttacttTTCTTTCGTCGAATCAAGTTCCCATTTGgtacttaattttcaaaatattacaattttgtttttaaaagttttgagattgatttaaatttagtttataaatttcaaaatataacacttttacatttaaattttttaattacaatttaatcataaatattggatatttctattttaaatttaaaattttcccTATATACtctttttgatttttttgagTTAAGACATCTACAACAATTTTAAAtacagtaaaataaactaaaatatttattacatttagtaaaattttgaattttattaataatagacaAACTTCTGTATAGTCTATTAATATAACGGATAAAAGCATATCAATGTcataaaatctgaaattttactatattttataaataatttttaatttactatttttaaccatttttcaaatatcaattatattttagagagagtcattttttaaattttaaaatgattaaaaataaaactttatGTATTTAGCTTCTTAAAAAGTATTGAGATCATTTTAGAGATAatcatttctttttaatttttaaacgattaaaaaatgaaacttcatgtattatctttttaataaatattgagaACATTCAAGAGATAATCAATTTTTTCCTTTATAATTGTAAAACGATTAAATAATAGAAATTTATGTattgtctttcttttaaaaaaaaatgaatcaaCACTTTTTCAGAAATTTAATATAGGTAacgaaaaaatgaaattatttacaaaaatataataaaaaatacttGAACAAGAaagtttaataaattttattatattttataaatagcttagatatatattattttaatatcacATTTATTAATCTTTCTTTAAGACAGAGATaacatagttaaaaaataattgttttcatATATCCACTTTTTAGTACATTCTTCTCCAACTTTACCATATCCTCCATGGGAAAACTCTATCATCgccatcttcttctttttcttcttcaaatcaacgatggtattttttatttttttttttgggaacgGATCTATGAAAAGGCACATCCCTCATATCGTATCACTAAATATTTGTATATTGAgttttatattaaatataaaaaatatatatgtattttttatatatatataatttgtgcATTAGACATTAAACTAAACctgatttaaaataaaattgtgaAGAATAATGTTTGTAATGGTATTTTTTTGAACAAACAAATTATACTTTAGAAattccaaaaatagaaaatttgacaaaataattatatttataaaatcaaagtctaattaattttatttttaatgatttttttctatgggtataaataagttttttttctctatttttaaaaataacccTTGATGAAAAGTGTTATTGATAATTAActtcaaataatatttcttaTTCTTTCTGATTTccctttctatttttctttctttatatttttctttcgCACTTGAACCTTCcctttttcgtattttattacATTACTTATTGAAAGTAAAACACAGTGTGTGAAAGAAAATGTGATATTAGATTATATTGAGGTTCATCTCAAAATCAATCGATAACGAGAGCAATAAGATATATGTCTTATAATCAAAATCAATTGACAAAGAGAATCCCGGACGTTTCCAATGTGGGATTTAACATCCAAACACATACCAAATTTTGCCTATCTTTTGTTCACCCATTTTCATCACTCATATCAAACAcatagttaaaatatttataaaagaaataagaaaaaaaattgccTTTAGCAAATTTTATCGGATAGTTGGATGTGATGCATGAATCATGAATAAATATGATTTCCGAGATGCATCTAGGTATTTTTCtctaatattaatttttatttcttaaaaaaaatctaatattAGTTATAAAGAGAAATGTTGGCAAATCACTCCCAATCAAAGATTTGCTCGATTCATCGTctaaattccaaaaaaaaaaagaaaaacgaattTGTCCGTGAGCAGTAttgaaaaatttatattaaGAAATTGTGAGATTTAAAGAGATAAGATGGTAATGAGTGTGATATGTAATACATAAAGACTTGTAATTTCAACTATAATTCAGTTGCAAAATGCAAATATCTCTTAAATCTAATTTTCTCAACTCACGAATTCCCAGTAAACAACAAAAATTACATAAATCAATAATTTTCAGAcgcccaatttttttttttttaatcaaaattacaACATTCTATCTCATTGCTTCTAAATACACTccaaatatatttacaaaattttgcATAAACTTGCAGGTACGGCAGATACACTTCCATTGCAGGTTGGCTATTGCTGAAGCAATACCATTTTGAGTGTGGCCTATTTATTTCCCTTGGACCAAGAAAAATCGTTCggaaagattaaaaaaaaaaaaaaaagggtattGATTCGGTAAGACGAAAACTCAACCactttttgacaattttccaaTACATCTAAACATCAATGACAAGATAAATCTATTTCTAAAAAGAACTGAAAGGCATTTTTCCTAgaagcagaaaaaaaaaatgcataagTAAACTGAGTAAATTTTTGGCAATTAAGCTAATCGAAACTTCACCaagtttttcattaaaaaaaaaaaaaatacttaggTATACTTCAAACTTGAAACTACATCTATTTTTGTACAACCCATCAATTACCTAATTAAGAAACTACCTATGGCAAGAAatgtgaatttttttaaaaaaagttagaattattattttctttgtcTTTGACGATTCACTTAGTTTAAGACATAAAGTTCCTATAGGGGTGCAAACTCACTTTCTCATTAGTGAATAGTGAGGGTTTTTATATTTTGCATGTACGGTGGTAGGGTTGTTTGACAATCAATTTTGTGCTCATATAATGCATGTTTTATGTTGATATTTATAAACATGACACAATATATCAATCTCACTAATAAGAGGATTTCAATAATacatttatcttattttatatCAATCACTTAattacttttatttattaaaaccACATTATTTAGATAAACGATCAACACAAAATATTGTCTAAAATTCAATAAAACAGTCCGAAATAATGATGGAAGTACCAACAAAGTTTTGGTTTAATGAGTCAAAACAATCAAAGTTCAATTAGACAAATATTAGCAACAAAGagtttatgttttgttttgaaTCCCCCACCCATTGTATATACTaataaattttcaactttttatcaatatatatataaatatatgttaATTTTATGTTGAGAAAGATTCTAGATTTTACAGTCATGTGAAAGCAAATTTACAACTTGGGAAAAGAAAATTAGATGTAGTTAGATACCGTACTTTTGGGTCTCCTCCATAGAACGTCCTTTCTCCACCCCAGAATTTTTAATCATCTTCCAGAAGGTTCCTGTCACTCCCAAGtttcttattatatatataatcttgtTCCAACAACGTCAAGTGCCTgaaaaacaaatgaataaatTTTAACAGTTTCAAACACAACTTTTCCCTACCTCCTTTGGTGGTGTCTGTTTTAGAAGTCTCGTAATTTCCGAGAATTCGGGTCTCAAAGATGGATCCTGCAGCCAGCATTTCTCGAGCAAATCCACGATCATCGGATGAGCATGCCTCGGAATCTTAGGCCTCAGACCCTGAAGTTCATTTCCCAAGTTACTTGTAATTTTGAAGTCATAAAAACTTCACTACTTAGAATATTTCTTTGCATTATTATTCCACCATTATATTTCTTGAAAGCTTTGTTAAATTGTTGAATTCTAGTTAACCTACATTATGCACAACAATTCTAAGGAAATTTTGGTGATGATATGCCTAACTTGCTGGATTTTGGCAAAATATTAGAAGTGTAGTTATCCCAACTAAGTAGtgattttcattctttttggTATTAGTATGAGTGGGGAAAACTGTGAGTGATACAAATGCTTTGTGATGGTTCTTTGTAATTGAGGTCAGGGAGAGATTTGTAGTGGAATTTTATCCATGTTTTTTTCCGTTAAAATTTCCTTCGACGCTAATTCTTGTAGTCTCGGTTTTATTGCTcattgcctttttttttttttaatttctcaattatttttctgTTTGTTCGTGTATTAGAAGCGCAAGGTTTTTCAGAACACAGCTTACAGTTTATTTCTATAGGCACGTACAAGATCCATACACGATAACAATAGGACGACAAGAAGGGTATGAATAGAGGGAAAATCGAAACAAAACagcctttttctttatttaatattGTGTGAATATGGAAATACCTTCTGGACCACGCCTATTGCTGCTTGTAACGGAGTCAAGTTATTATAAGGCAGCTGCCATTCCAGACACGAAGGCAAGGATGTAACCCCAACATGGttaggaagaaaataaaaaacgaaTGCTTgcattttaaaataaagaaacggATTTACCTGTCCTGTAAGCAGCTCCCACAACACTATCCCAAAGCTATAAACGTCAGCTTTATGATCGTACGGTTTGTGCTCAATAACCTTGCATTCACCAACAACAAACATTCAGAAGTCAAACAAGGGGGAAAAACTACCATCCCAATAAGGAATAGCAACGCATCTACAAACACAGCACCTAAGTGGAGGAAAATATTTTAGTATTGGTGAATGATGTGCCAATATCATTTCCTCTTGAAATAGAGAGGTGTCAAGAGTGTGAAAACTTGCCTTCAAAAAGTTCTATGATTCCAAGTCCAAAGTTACACAAATAACTACTCTGAACTGAAGTATATTAACGACTATAAACCATCAATGACTATCCACATGAAGAAAcaagtttcttcttctttcttagtTCCTTTCCAGAATTCTTAAATACAACTATTGCACATCTGAAAAACTTCCTAGGAATGGATTGCCGTTCAAGCCATATTAGTGCTGTGTGAAACTGAACATGTACCATATATGACcatgaaaaaatgaaaatacgAGATACATAGAAATCTGATCCGTTACACATTGCTTGAAAACTAATATCTACAGCTTTCATGAATGCCAATGCAGCACCTGATGTCCACCGAGTGAATAGTATATATTTGCATGATACTAACCTCTGGAGCCATCCAACGATATGTTCCAGTTTCGGCAGTCATCACACCAGATTGAGCTAGCACCCTAGCAACACCAAAATCAGCTACCTTGACGACCTGTCAAACATTTTGGTTTAATATGGGGCTGGAATAGAGAACAATCGGATgaaaaatgaattaaataaaagaaaaaagataaaggAAGCACACTTAAGAAAGGGACCCCGGGAATAACTTAGATAGGATTGATATTAGCTACTCAGCAAAATCAAATAATGATTATGCCTATAGATATTTATtgtataaaagaaaaatcattggAATCGAAAAGTACTTCAGAGCCTATAGGGCAGAGTAATGGCATTGAAGTTTGAACGTGtcaaattttaaatatgtaacGGCTCAATCTTGCACCTACCCTACTTTCACCCAAAACAACTTCCTAACATTGATGAGTTTTACAGTGACTGTACTTTTAATGCTCGTGTAACATTACATTTTAGTGTTGAAAGGATTCAGGGTTGACCAAGAGAAACAAGAATGGGTTACGTTACACTGTTCACTCTCAATTACGTATAGCATCAAAGATTGGTACAGTATTTTTCATTTATTCCATTATTGACATTAAAAGGGTCATATTCATATAAATCATTGAGAATTTGACAGGTATATGGTATTGACCATAAAGATAAATGCAAAAATTTATTTCTTCCTACCCCATATTCATCCATCAAAAGATTTGCAGCTTTTAGATCTCTATGGATGATATTCTTTTGATGCAAATAGTCCATTCCCTTCGACACATCAATTGCCACTCTTAGTAAGGAAGGAAAACTAAGAACGCCCTTTTGTTGATGTAAAAAGTCGTGTATGCTTCCACCAGACATGTACTCTACCAATCATGGGAGATTAATTTACACAGTAATAATATAGGAAAATCTCATCAGCATTATATCAACAAAAGGTGTAATTAGGTTACCTGTAACAATGAAAAAGCTTGGAGGCCTAGTAGATGCACCAATAAATTGGACAACATTCTTGTGCCGAAGTTTTCTACAAATTTTAGAAACAAGAGAGTGAAATAGATGAACTACTGAGGGAGTGAAGGCTTAGATTGTCGACCACCAACAGGTACTTTTTTTTACCCAGGTAAATTGAACTTAACATTAGTTTCGatgttaaagaaaaaagataaacaGATGATATAAGTAATGTGACATATATCAATAAGTGTTGAAAACTACCTATGCCCCAATAACATTTATAGGATTAACGTAACACTTTTTGGCGATAAGACAGCCGAATTAGCAAACTATGAAATCGCGATAATCATTTTTATATGAAGAGAATATATACAAGAGACAAAAATAGAAAGAATTAGAGAACAGATAGCAGCATTGTGGAAAATTAAACTGTGATATAAATACCTCATGATATGTATTTCTTGAACAAATTCCCGCCGTACAGTCTCATTcaagttttcattttttagaAGCTTAATAGCAACATCTTGACCACAAAAGGTGCCTTTATACCTGCACCATTAGCATCACACTTCTCAATAAGCATCTAAGCATAAATGGTGCATTACTGAAATCAACAGAAAACTCACAAGTCACTAAGAGATCCAGACGCAATTTTCTTCTCAAATACTAGCAGGCTTGCATCAATTTCCCATGCATCAACTTCGTCTCTTGGAATGTTGACATACTTTGTGGTGAACTTGACTCCAAATCTGTCTTGCTTCTCAGTATGGAAAATGCAAGGTGTGAATGGAGGATGCCTTTTCTATATAACTCAACTAGTTAGAATTTAAATAGCATCTGAGGTGAAGTATAACCATCCTCAGGAATGTAACCTTTAACAAGAATATTGGCAGAAACCTGAATCTTTGATATTTCTTCTGCCAGTATATCTTTTAGCTGCTTGGTATCCTGTAATTTCAACACTCCgtgtaaaaaaacaattcatggATGGTATAAATAATATTGTTTTAAGAAAATAGGTCAAGACCATTCTGAACTGAAAAAATATCCAATGTCCTGCCACAACCCATTCAATGTTGTGTgaaaatgagaaagaaaagCCTTGAAAGACTATATTACCTCAATTATCCAACCATCAACTACAAAAACATCCAAAGAAAAGCCATCTGTTGTTGAAAAAGCATGTGCTTCTTGAATATTCAGCCCAATCTCAGAAAGTAAGGACGTCAACTGAAAGGTAATTTCTGCTATGAATGTCTCACATCTAATAAAAAATTTAGCTAAGTCCAATAAATCATATTCATTATTCACAACTAATTTTCTTCAAAATGTTGTGCTACAAACATGAGAATGTTACCAAAAGCATAAACGCTTAACTAAGAACATTAGTTCCTCCAACAATAATGACTCTCTTTACTAGTGTGTAAGATGCTCCTTTACAAGAAGCTAGTTAGCTCtagtaaaaacaaaaattatataattgagGGAGTGAGTCTACCTGACTGAGCAATTTTGGCTTGTCAATTGTTGATATTGTAATTTCATGCATTGGCCTGAAAGTATTGGGATGGTGCTTGAGAACCAAGGGCATACAAAAAATTTTCATTGTTAACCAATCCACATGCAACATATGTTAAACAATTCCAAAGAAAACAGAGGGGGCCATTGTACTCTTATTAAAGTGACATGGAGGAATCACTGAAATTTTGGTGGTAAAGAATTTTAAGGTCACGATATCAAGCATTTATAGTACagataataaaagaaaaaaaaaaggacaaactGTAAGAACAGAGCCATTGAGGCATGTCCTAAAAACTACTCAGATCTCAGACCATTATTTACCAGGAGAAAGTCCCCCGTTGGTCTATATCATGTAATTGGCTGGTCTCAAAACCATATTCGACCCGTGTTGATGAACCAAATGCTGGTGGGGGGTGGTGTCTGCTTATATATggagaaaaattaaaataaaaaaattgtagtTATAATATCCTTGAATTCCCAAATATACAGCTAAGTTCAAATCTTCACTTAACCCTGCCTCTGATTGCTGTCATAACCAGAAAACCGCTCCTGGTCCACTTTTTCCTTCAAGCTCCAATTAACTGACTTGCCAAAGTTCCTGCCAGGAGATGAATGAACCTGCAAGGTGACCAATTTTTACATTTGCATTTTGTCGGTAAGAACAAGATAGAATTCTAATACAGAATGTATAAAGGTTAACTTTTAGAACACTGGGAAAGTTGAATGAAAAATACTCTTCAGgcaaataaaacaacaaaagtACACTAAAAGAAACTACTTAATCACATAAATAGCAAGAGATGTAAGAGGAAATTCCATTACTTCTGTCATATGCAAATCTAGTGCAATAATCAATAGTTCGTGATAGACATTACCTGTACAAGACGAACGTCAATTGCAGGTCGAGTATCAGGATCACGTGCCATGTAGAGAAGATTTTTGTGCATGAGAACGTCTTGAGCCCTCTCAACATTGACGTCCATAGCATACCTTTGACAGTATATTTCCACAATAGTCATACCACAAGGTCATAGTAATTCTAAGACGGCAAAATAAATATAACTGAACAGATTTGAACCAAGTCTCACATTGACCACACAATACTGTTTTCTATTCTCTTTAAGAATTAACAGATTGAGTTGAAACCACATTTTTACATGGTTTTCAACACCCTAAAACAGCAATACCCGACCACCTTGTACATATCGATTTCAAGCTTCTTAAAACTTTTCAAGAGTTTTAACTACATGAAGTTTTTGGCTATGTCTAATTATAATTTATCATATGTTCCGAGACTTCAAAATTTACATCCCTGTTGAATAATATCTTGAACAAACAAGTACAGTATTCTATTGATTTTGCCTAGTGAAGCTAgtatatatttcatataaaacaaaaacaaaaacgcGCGCACGAACACAATGACACAAACATTATAGAAGAATTACTGATTCAAGCCacaaattatttttccttttccttcagAAGCACATCTAAGAAGTGTAACATCAAGAAGGAAAAATCAGCATAACATAAAAATAAAGATGAACTTTTCCGCTTCATCAATCCTGCTCCAATTTCCTCGTGATCAAAGCCCCGTAAAACGTAATTGATCAGCATAACTGAAGAAAAATACTTTTTCTCAAATCGGATTGCACTAGCGAAAAAGTACACAGTCGTTAAAGCGCCAGTGTACAACGATACAAGAAGACGGAGAAAACACGATGAACGGATTCAGATTCCAAGTAAGCAAAGAGGCGAAAAAGGACTAAAACTAGGTCGAAAGTAGCGTACCTAGTAGGAAGTCGATGAAAATGAGCCCAGAGTTCATCCTCAAAACCAGGAAGGCTGGTCTCCGCTTCGTGCGACAGCCTGAGTCGACGAAGAACTTCGTCGTAAACTCCAACCTTCTGCTTCTGTCTCCAAGTCTGAGCTGAGAAGTCATCCACCGCTCTACTACTACAGCTTTCGGTATCGTCCATAGCCATGGGAGAAAGGAAGAAGCGCACAAAACGAAGTCAAAACAAAACCGTTTGAAAGATCCAAAAGATATATATATCCTCTCTCCGGCCGGGAAGATCAGCGAGGAGTAAAAAAACTTTCAAGGAACACACAAAGCAATTGGTCCGGTGAAGAAACGGGGGGTAGAATTACAGTGAGGAATGGCGAAAAGAGTAGAGAGGAAAAAGAAGGGAAGTTGGTAAGGAAATTTGGTGGTGATGAAGTTGCTGAGTTCTTCACTGCCTCTCTTATTAAGTCGTTTTCTTTCCCTCTCTTTGTTccttattaaaaatataaacacttgatatttttaaattattaaaacaaaaattacatATTATTCTTACTTTCTTACATACTTCACACTGCGCTTCATCTTACACTCCATTATTACTTTCACAATTTTTATTTTGCTcattatttactttttaaaactttCCTTTTCTATTATTAACacaaaaatttgtaaatataacaattacGCTTAAGTACtactaaataataaatatataataaaaaagtattatatattacttttttttatatatatatatatatttttttttttttttatcatcggATACGATTACTAAAATGAATGAAAATTAGGATGAGGATAAtgagaaataaaattaaaaatggtaTATTAAAAAGGAATGAAAAGGTAATTTATAAGGTGGTTAGGTCGTGGCGCATTGGGCATCCACCTTTGGTTGCGGTTGTCGACGTGGATTCTAACAAAAACCTCTTCCGTGCTTTGCTTATATCACCACTTTTATAAATCTCCACCCACTTTAATTTCGTCATTCCCATTAACTTCAAACAAattcattctttcttttttttaattacatacATTTTGACTTCTTCGTTATTTTCTATATACTATTCTTCATTATCTTTATTTCaactatataatataatatattttcaaatcaaaCCTCATTTCTcaacaatattatttttatttctaaagttatatatatatatatatatatatgacttcATTCACCATGACATTAGACTCTTAAGTGCTTggttataaaattaaaatttaatgctTAGATATTTTGATGAGAAATTTTTATAggaaatatagaaaaaataaatattaataaacgTTCAGTCTTTGACAATAATAAACTTATATTATGATATACTTGTAccaatttttaatattaatagaCTTTTATCAACATCTATTTTGGTCGTAAAAAATATGGGTGTTTAAGAAACCGATAACCCAGCCCAACTCGATTAtgtgtataatatatataaaccgAAAACCTAAAACCTAAAAGGAAACCTTCCTTTCAAAGGATAATATAGacttgaaatttgaatgtataataaaatatatcaCTTTACCCCTTGAATGAAAATTTGTTTACCTCACAAATTgaaaaacaatacaaaaaattatctaaattatagagataaaaaaaaaactgtcaaATTCAAGTTAGGTTGACCATGGGATATTGAACCAATaaggttcatttttttttctcttgtcAATCTGAATACTTTAGCTTGGTCCATAATTTTCCTTCAACCGACTTATGTACACTCGTAATAAAATTTTTTGCTATAACTTGTAAATTGTTTGGTCAAAGATGTTAAAAGATGAggtatatattaaaaagaaggtaattcaaaaaataaaattaagatgttggagaaaatatatatttaagagAATGGGTACTGTGTTGAAATTACTATTAAAAATCAACATTTACATCTAATCATGAAGTTGACATTTGTTTGACCATTCTTGTTATGCACTAAGGAGGCCACTAAGGGGGCAAGAATATGAATTTGATTGGGATTTGAAtgctattttgaaaatagattgtttctatatatatatatatatattccctTTTCCAAATGAATAATCTCTAttgattatatatttaaatattatataattggtcaacttaaatataaaatttattcaaaGTATATACACTAAGAATATTCATTCGTTTGAATCCTCCGCCCCTAAAATTAAATGACTTAAAAAGCTTTAAATCTTATACTAAAAGTGATGTGAAAACACATTAACATGTCCCCTCAATTTAAACCGATTTAGGTTTATTTtgtaatatagtaaaataaactaaaatatttataagtgATTTTTATTAATACGAGGATTTTGtttaaatagattttttttttatttttgggctattttcaaatataataaaatataaccaAAATATCAATACAGTCTAGTATCTTGATATCGATAGATACATAATAGACTTTCTATCTT encodes:
- the LOC103503850 gene encoding serine/threonine-protein kinase STY46-like isoform X2; amino-acid sequence: MAMDDTESCSSRAVDDFSAQTWRQKQKVGVYDEVLRRLRLSHEAETSLPGFEDELWAHFHRLPTRYAMDVNVERAQDVLMHKNLLYMARDPDTRPAIDVRLVQVHSSPGRNFGKSVNWSLKEKVDQERFSGYDSNQRHHPPPAFGSSTRVEYGFETSQLHDIDQRGTFSWPMHEITISTIDKPKLLSQLTSLLSEIGLNIQEAHAFSTTDGFSLDVFVVDGWIIEDTKQLKDILAEEISKIQKRHPPFTPCIFHTEKQDRFGVKFTTKYVNIPRDEVDAWEIDASLLVFEKKIASGSLSDLYKGTFCGQDVAIKLLKNENLNETVRREFVQEIHIMRKLRHKNVVQFIGASTRPPSFFIVTEYMSGGSIHDFLHQQKGVLSFPSLLRVAIDVSKGMDYLHQKNIIHRDLKAANLLMDEYGVVKVADFGVARVLAQSGVMTAETGTYRWMAPEVIEHKPYDHKADVYSFGIVLWELLTGQLPYNNLTPLQAAIGVVQKGLRPKIPRHAHPMIVDLLEKCWLQDPSLRPEFSEITRLLKQTPPKEEPSGR
- the LOC103503850 gene encoding serine/threonine-protein kinase STY46-like isoform X1 produces the protein MAMDDTESCSSRAVDDFSAQTWRQKQKVGVYDEVLRRLRLSHEAETSLPGFEDELWAHFHRLPTRYAMDVNVERAQDVLMHKNLLYMARDPDTRPAIDVRLVQVHSSPGRNFGKSVNWSLKEKVDQERFSGYDSNQRHHPPPAFGSSTRVEYGFETSQLHDIDQRGTFSWPMHEITISTIDKPKLLSQLTSLLSEIGLNIQEAHAFSTTDGFSLDVFVVDGWIIEDTKQLKDILAEEISKIQKRHPPFTPCIFHTEKQDRFGVKFTTKYVNIPRDEVDAWEIDASLLVFEKKIASGSLSDLYKGTFCGQDVAIKLLKNENLNETVRREFVQEIHIMRKLRHKNVVQFIGASTRPPSFFIVTEYMSGGSIHDFLHQQKGVLSFPSLLRVAIDVSKGMDYLHQKNIIHRDLKAANLLMDEYGVVKVADFGVARVLAQSGVMTAETGTYRWMAPEVIEHKPYDHKADVYSFGIVLWELLTGQLPYNNLTPLQAAIGVVQKGLRPKIPRHAHPMIVDLLEKCWLQDPSLRPEFSEITRLLKQTPPKEVGKSCV
- the LOC103503850 gene encoding serine/threonine-protein kinase STY46-like isoform X4 → MAMDDTESCSSRAVDDFSAQTWRQKQKVGVYDEVLRRLRLSHEAETSLPGFEDELWAHFHRLPTRYAMDVNVERAQDVLMHKNLLYMARDPDTRPAIDVRLVQVHSSPGRNFGKSVNWSLKEKVDQERFSGYDSNQRPMHEITISTIDKPKLLSQLTSLLSEIGLNIQEAHAFSTTDGFSLDVFVVDGWIIEDTKQLKDILAEEISKIQKRHPPFTPCIFHTEKQDRFGVKFTTKYVNIPRDEVDAWEIDASLLVFEKKIASGSLSDLYKGTFCGQDVAIKLLKNENLNETVRREFVQEIHIMRKLRHKNVVQFIGASTRPPSFFIVTEYMSGGSIHDFLHQQKGVLSFPSLLRVAIDVSKGMDYLHQKNIIHRDLKAANLLMDEYGVVKVADFGVARVLAQSGVMTAETGTYRWMAPEVIEHKPYDHKADVYSFGIVLWELLTGQLPYNNLTPLQAAIGVVQKGLRPKIPRHAHPMIVDLLEKCWLQDPSLRPEFSEITRLLKQTPPKEVGKSCV
- the LOC103503850 gene encoding serine/threonine-protein kinase STY46-like isoform X3 gives rise to the protein MAMDDTESCSSRAVDDFSAQTWRQKQKVGVYDEVLRRLRLSHEAETSLPGFEDELWAHFHRLPTRYAMDVNVERAQDVLMHKNLLYMARDPDTRPAIDVRLVQVHSSPGRNFGKSVNWSLKEKVDQERFSGYDSNQRHHPPPAFGSSTRVEYGFETSQLHDIDQRGTFSWPMHEITISTIDKPKLLSQLTSLLSEIGLNIQEAHAFSTTDGFSLDVFVVDGWIIEDTKQLKDILAEEISKIQQDRFGVKFTTKYVNIPRDEVDAWEIDASLLVFEKKIASGSLSDLYKGTFCGQDVAIKLLKNENLNETVRREFVQEIHIMRKLRHKNVVQFIGASTRPPSFFIVTEYMSGGSIHDFLHQQKGVLSFPSLLRVAIDVSKGMDYLHQKNIIHRDLKAANLLMDEYGVVKVADFGVARVLAQSGVMTAETGTYRWMAPEVIEHKPYDHKADVYSFGIVLWELLTGQLPYNNLTPLQAAIGVVQKGLRPKIPRHAHPMIVDLLEKCWLQDPSLRPEFSEITRLLKQTPPKEVGKSCV